One Pseudomonadota bacterium genomic region harbors:
- a CDS encoding TIGR00366 family protein, with protein MLRAAGSVLSNRLQRWIPEPFVFAIILTLLVAGLALVFTDRSVNAVVDDWYRGFWTLLEFGMQMVLILVTGYAIALSPFIAQLINRLAKLAATPGAVYVLVVVVGGLFGLISWGWAVLTAVLARELARRVDGLDYSYLVACVYLAGQPWVGGLSSSIPLLLNTEGNFLIETGVLSEQIPISATLGSPLNWAYIAHHFLAVPLLMWLMRPHVHASRSMRDLADPAYEERGTVAEEAATHVLTGKSISDRLNNTIWLQLVIALAALSYVFRHFARNGFDIDLNIMIFIFLAVGLLTHGTPMRYVIAMKRACSNVSGIVFQYPFYAGIMGIMMFSGLGTQIAGWMSEGATVGTLPFIGMLSGAVVNFAIPSAGGEWAVIGPAFTEAAASLAATLPEDQVQPFIARVALAVAYGETSTNLLQPFFLLVILPVMGAGVRIQARDVMGYLVLPFLYIFATSALLVTFVPL; from the coding sequence ATGTTGCGTGCCGCCGGCAGCGTGCTGTCAAACCGGCTTCAGCGCTGGATTCCAGAACCTTTTGTCTTTGCGATCATTCTGACGCTGCTGGTCGCCGGATTGGCGCTGGTCTTTACCGACCGGAGCGTGAACGCGGTGGTCGACGACTGGTACCGCGGGTTCTGGACACTGCTGGAATTTGGCATGCAAATGGTCTTGATCCTGGTGACCGGCTACGCGATTGCGCTGTCGCCGTTCATTGCTCAATTGATCAATCGGCTGGCAAAGCTCGCAGCCACACCTGGCGCCGTTTATGTGCTGGTGGTTGTGGTGGGTGGCCTGTTTGGTCTGATCAGCTGGGGCTGGGCGGTGCTGACCGCCGTGCTCGCCCGAGAGCTGGCGCGGCGCGTCGACGGTCTCGACTACTCTTATCTCGTGGCCTGTGTCTATCTTGCAGGCCAGCCCTGGGTCGGTGGCTTGTCGAGCTCCATTCCGCTGCTGCTGAATACCGAAGGCAATTTCCTGATCGAGACCGGCGTGTTGTCCGAGCAAATCCCCATTTCCGCGACGCTTGGGAGTCCGCTGAACTGGGCTTATATCGCTCACCATTTTCTGGCGGTGCCGCTGCTCATGTGGCTCATGCGTCCGCACGTGCATGCGAGCCGTTCTATGCGCGACCTCGCTGACCCTGCCTACGAAGAACGCGGCACGGTGGCAGAGGAAGCAGCTACGCACGTGCTGACTGGAAAATCGATTTCTGACCGCTTAAACAACACAATCTGGCTGCAGCTGGTCATTGCCCTCGCAGCGCTGAGCTACGTCTTTCGCCACTTCGCGCGCAACGGCTTTGATATCGATCTCAACATTATGATCTTTATCTTTCTCGCCGTTGGCTTGCTCACCCACGGGACGCCGATGCGCTACGTCATCGCTATGAAACGAGCCTGCTCCAACGTCTCCGGCATCGTGTTCCAGTATCCGTTTTACGCCGGGATTATGGGTATCATGATGTTCAGCGGTTTGGGTACACAGATCGCCGGCTGGATGTCTGAGGGTGCCACGGTCGGTACGCTTCCGTTTATTGGCATGCTGAGCGGCGCCGTGGTGAACTTTGCCATTCCGTCCGCGGGAGGTGAGTGGGCGGTGATCGGACCGGCCTTCACCGAGGCCGCGGCCAGTTTGGCGGCGACGCTGCCGGAAGACCAGGTCCAGCCGTTTATCGCCCGGGTGGCGCTGGCGGTCGCTTACGGTGAAACGTCGACCAATCTGCTCCAGCCGTTTTTTCTGCTGGTCATTTTGCCGGTGATGGGGGCGGGCGTTCGCATTCAGGCGCGAGACGTTATGGGTTATCTCGTGCTGCCTTTTCTCTATATTTTCGCCACCTCAGCGCTGTTGGTGACCTTTGTTCCGTTGTAA
- a CDS encoding S9 family peptidase: MSQPPRNPFDDVNHAPPIADRRPETTTQHGVNRVDEYAWLRDPYWQEVLRDPSRLSVAIRDHLNAENAYYEAATHDLEPLRRRLVREMRGRIKEADSSLPRPDGEFAYAVRYRDGGDYPVYVRTTREGLREQILFDGDLEAKGEAFFRIASVVHSPDHSLIACGVDRLGSEYYDLTIRHIESGEALLETISQTGGHVVWASDSRSFFYVERDNSQRPKRVKHHLLGTAPAEDLLVYEEPDDSYFLGIHASQSREYLFIGSTKGTSTEYRYLALDASPGTEPCLIAARVEDELYYPHHQGNHFYLRTNAQGAMDFKLVVTPVASPGREHWQDWLPHQDGRYVSDLITLKDWLIRLERREALPRLVVSDYARSESFELDFPDPAYNLELSRGLEFDTRSLRIHYESPSTPVQTFDVDLKSQKRVLQKQQEIPSGHDPGLYAVERLFVTADDGAQIPVTLLRLKTTRADGTTPLLLYGYGSYGTTMQAWFSSALLSLVDRGVVYATAHVRGGSDNGRQWYQDGKLANKNHSFTDFARVAEALQDRGYGGKGRTVSYGGSAGGLLVGATLNLRPDLFGGAIAAVPFVDVLNTISDADLPLTPPEWVEWGDPINDLTAFQTIAGYSPYDNIRGDVDYPPLLATGGLTDYRVTYWEPAKWVARLRAEATGGPFFLKMNMAAGHSGSAARFERLEERAHEYAFALKVFGLEDQSPVRHG; the protein is encoded by the coding sequence ATGAGCCAGCCACCTCGCAATCCCTTTGATGATGTTAACCATGCGCCACCGATCGCTGACCGGCGCCCCGAGACGACGACTCAGCATGGCGTAAACCGTGTCGATGAATATGCCTGGCTCCGCGATCCGTACTGGCAGGAGGTGCTGCGCGACCCGTCGCGGCTGAGCGTGGCGATCCGCGACCATCTGAATGCCGAAAACGCGTATTACGAAGCAGCGACCCACGACCTGGAACCGCTGCGCCGACGGCTGGTCCGGGAGATGCGGGGGCGGATCAAAGAGGCGGACAGCTCGCTACCAAGACCCGACGGAGAATTTGCGTATGCGGTTCGCTACCGCGACGGCGGCGATTACCCGGTCTACGTGCGGACCACGCGGGAGGGGCTCCGGGAGCAGATCCTGTTTGATGGTGACCTCGAAGCGAAAGGCGAGGCGTTCTTTCGTATCGCCAGCGTGGTCCACAGCCCGGATCACTCACTGATCGCCTGCGGCGTCGATCGGTTGGGTTCTGAGTATTACGATTTGACGATACGCCATATTGAGTCCGGCGAGGCTCTCCTCGAGACCATTTCGCAAACCGGTGGGCATGTGGTCTGGGCCTCAGACTCGCGGTCATTCTTCTACGTCGAACGTGACAACAGCCAGCGCCCGAAGCGCGTCAAGCATCACCTGCTGGGGACTGCGCCGGCCGAAGACCTGCTGGTGTATGAGGAACCTGACGACAGTTATTTTCTCGGGATTCACGCCAGCCAGAGCCGCGAATACCTGTTTATTGGCAGCACCAAGGGCACCTCAACGGAATATCGGTATCTAGCGCTTGACGCCAGCCCGGGGACAGAGCCGTGCCTGATTGCGGCTCGCGTCGAGGACGAACTCTACTACCCACATCATCAGGGCAATCACTTTTACCTGCGCACCAATGCGCAGGGAGCGATGGACTTTAAGCTTGTCGTCACCCCCGTTGCCTCACCCGGTCGGGAACACTGGCAGGACTGGCTGCCTCATCAGGACGGTCGCTACGTGAGTGACCTCATTACACTCAAAGATTGGTTAATCCGTCTGGAGCGGCGCGAGGCCCTGCCAAGGCTTGTGGTGTCCGACTACGCCCGCAGCGAGAGCTTCGAGCTAGACTTTCCGGACCCTGCGTACAATCTGGAGCTCAGCCGAGGTCTTGAGTTCGACACCCGGTCGCTGCGCATCCACTACGAGTCGCCGTCCACACCGGTCCAGACCTTCGATGTGGATCTAAAGTCGCAGAAGCGGGTGCTACAGAAACAACAGGAAATTCCCAGTGGCCACGACCCAGGTCTCTACGCGGTGGAGCGCCTGTTTGTGACGGCTGATGACGGGGCTCAGATTCCAGTAACGCTGCTCAGGCTCAAGACCACCCGGGCTGACGGCACAACGCCTCTGCTGCTTTACGGTTACGGCAGCTACGGAACCACGATGCAGGCCTGGTTCAGCAGCGCTTTGCTGTCGTTGGTCGATCGGGGTGTGGTTTACGCAACAGCTCATGTTCGGGGCGGTTCTGACAACGGCCGACAGTGGTATCAGGACGGCAAGCTGGCCAACAAAAACCATTCGTTTACCGATTTTGCACGGGTTGCCGAAGCCCTGCAGGACCGCGGTTACGGGGGGAAGGGCAGGACGGTCAGCTATGGCGGATCCGCAGGCGGGTTGCTGGTTGGCGCCACGCTGAACCTGCGGCCGGATCTTTTCGGCGGCGCGATTGCCGCAGTACCCTTCGTCGACGTGCTCAACACGATCTCGGATGCGGACCTGCCGTTAACCCCGCCCGAGTGGGTTGAGTGGGGGGATCCGATCAACGACCTGACGGCTTTCCAGACGATTGCTGGGTACTCTCCCTATGACAACATCCGCGGGGACGTCGACTATCCGCCGCTGCTCGCTACCGGCGGATTGACCGACTACCGGGTCACCTATTGGGAACCCGCTAAATGGGTCGCAAGGCTGCGGGCAGAAGCGACCGGTGGCCCGTTTTTCCTAAAGATGAATATGGCAGCTGGCCACAGCGGTTCAGCAGCGCGATTTGAGCGGCTGGAGGAGCGCGCCCACGAGTACGCTTTTGCGCTCAAAGTTTTTGGTCTTGAGGATCAATCGCCGGTGAGGCACGGGTAG
- a CDS encoding arginine deiminase family protein, with protein sequence MDLFQFDQAIVRQPAASVINGLRAVDRGAPDFDQLGAEHRAYVKALVAAGVAVTVLPPAPALPDAVFVEDPALVFSSGAIALRPGAASRFGEAAELLPELQKHFTNVLQLPGPGNVEGGDVLITPEKVMVGLSERTNLEGAEALMSCLNHLGLRGAIVHTPPDVLHFKSDCSMLDNETVLSTRRLAASGVFNGLRTILVPQGEEAAANALRINDRVLIGSHFHQTIDQLSGQGYSLEPLKTDEISKLDAGLSCMSLRWRSAIG encoded by the coding sequence ATGGACCTATTTCAGTTTGATCAAGCCATTGTCAGGCAGCCCGCGGCATCGGTCATCAACGGCCTGCGCGCGGTAGATCGGGGGGCTCCAGACTTCGACCAGCTTGGCGCGGAGCACCGCGCGTACGTGAAAGCCCTGGTGGCCGCCGGCGTAGCGGTCACCGTGCTGCCCCCCGCCCCTGCGCTTCCGGACGCCGTATTTGTTGAGGATCCGGCGCTGGTGTTTTCCAGCGGAGCCATTGCGCTTCGTCCGGGTGCCGCGTCACGGTTCGGCGAAGCGGCTGAACTGCTCCCCGAGCTGCAAAAGCATTTCACCAACGTTCTTCAACTACCCGGCCCCGGCAACGTTGAGGGCGGGGATGTGCTCATCACACCCGAAAAGGTCATGGTCGGCTTGTCTGAACGCACCAACCTCGAAGGCGCTGAAGCGCTCATGAGCTGCCTGAACCACCTCGGCCTGCGAGGCGCCATTGTGCATACGCCGCCCGACGTCCTGCACTTCAAGTCCGACTGCTCGATGCTCGACAACGAAACGGTGTTGTCGACGCGCAGGCTGGCCGCCAGCGGGGTATTTAACGGCCTCAGAACGATCCTGGTGCCCCAAGGAGAAGAGGCTGCAGCCAACGCATTGCGGATCAACGATCGAGTGCTGATCGGGAGCCATTTCCACCAAACGATCGACCAGCTTAGCGGGCAGGGTTATTCGCTCGAGCCCCTCAAGACCGACGAAATCAGCAAGCTTGACGCCGGACTATCCTGCATGTCGCTGCGCTGGCGGAGTGCAATAGGGTAA
- a CDS encoding ATP-binding protein, protein MNDTADDNGAAAESPQRQLKVGPVEPPVRPAVEESREQRASPVIPDWRNDLLKQIRVVLLAVLAITAILIFLFDGSPSFRMVSVLLVVSLVPAAYLSSGRFSYLVRVWTILSLSLAASFAALFFVGVAAGPVLCVAFCLIFSALLLGRKVMVRLLLATTVVLFGFFVVQYLGWWAGPDNVSYAAGGPMLWARASFVSVLFWAGMAFSVWFVVSTIEKSLSGQDAALRERNQAVNRLRTEIRQRQDAEQAWREAQIVASQTQKLDALGRLAAGVAHDFNNALLVIQGWTALLQNDSSEAFRDKAIEAIASATGQAKQLSDKLLIFGRQEVRSPSYLRASEVVADTADTLKALLPSNTAIQLDLDPDAAIYVDETQLRQLLYNLVLNSIDAMPNGGEIRLRTRCLAPSDVIQAGRVIVEVEDSGVGMDAETREQIFDPFFTTKGVGKGTGLGLSSVFGIVEQSDGAIDVFSQPGEGTRFSISFPRVTLAPDAAESSSSDKQGDENDTDSAAFQGRRVLVVEDDPLVRQLIVFALSKGGFRTVEAADGEAALKALAEMDQPFHLLCTDALFPGAPLAEVLEVFEDRCPQGGVLICSGYVPSELAIDGIESGRYGFLSKPFTAEQLLQKLTLHQP, encoded by the coding sequence TTGAACGATACGGCGGACGACAACGGGGCGGCCGCCGAGTCGCCGCAGCGGCAGCTGAAGGTGGGTCCCGTTGAACCGCCGGTGAGACCGGCGGTTGAAGAATCTCGAGAGCAACGCGCTTCGCCGGTAATCCCCGACTGGCGGAACGACCTCCTCAAGCAGATCCGCGTGGTGCTGCTGGCCGTTCTGGCTATTACGGCGATTTTGATTTTTCTTTTCGACGGCAGCCCCAGCTTTCGGATGGTCAGCGTGCTTTTGGTCGTCTCTCTGGTACCGGCTGCTTACCTGTCCAGCGGCCGATTTTCCTATCTGGTTCGCGTCTGGACCATTCTCAGCCTGTCGCTTGCCGCATCTTTCGCAGCGCTGTTTTTTGTCGGGGTGGCCGCCGGTCCCGTGCTTTGCGTGGCCTTCTGTCTGATTTTCTCGGCCCTGCTGCTGGGCCGGAAGGTGATGGTTCGTCTCCTGCTGGCAACGACGGTCGTGCTGTTTGGGTTTTTTGTCGTGCAGTACCTCGGATGGTGGGCCGGGCCCGATAACGTCAGCTATGCCGCGGGCGGTCCCATGCTTTGGGCCCGAGCCAGCTTTGTTTCGGTGCTTTTCTGGGCCGGGATGGCGTTTTCCGTCTGGTTTGTGGTAAGCACCATCGAAAAATCGCTCTCTGGCCAGGATGCGGCGCTCCGGGAGCGTAACCAGGCGGTCAATCGGTTGCGCACCGAGATCCGACAGCGCCAGGATGCGGAGCAGGCGTGGCGCGAAGCGCAGATCGTTGCCAGCCAAACACAGAAGCTGGATGCGCTCGGCAGGCTGGCGGCAGGGGTTGCGCACGACTTCAACAACGCGCTGCTGGTGATTCAAGGCTGGACGGCTCTCCTGCAAAACGACAGCAGCGAAGCATTCCGCGACAAGGCGATCGAGGCCATCGCCAGCGCAACCGGACAGGCGAAGCAGCTTTCGGACAAGCTGCTGATTTTCGGTCGCCAGGAGGTCCGGTCGCCGAGCTACCTGCGTGCCTCCGAAGTGGTGGCAGACACGGCAGATACGCTCAAGGCCTTACTGCCGTCCAATACCGCTATTCAGCTCGATCTCGATCCCGACGCCGCCATCTATGTTGACGAAACGCAGCTGCGTCAGTTGCTGTACAACCTAGTGCTCAACTCGATTGACGCCATGCCCAACGGCGGGGAGATCCGCCTGCGCACACGCTGTCTGGCCCCTTCTGACGTGATCCAGGCCGGCCGGGTGATCGTTGAAGTTGAAGACTCGGGTGTTGGGATGGACGCTGAGACGCGGGAACAGATCTTCGATCCGTTTTTTACCACCAAAGGAGTCGGGAAGGGGACCGGACTCGGTCTCTCCAGCGTCTTCGGTATTGTTGAGCAGAGTGATGGGGCCATCGATGTCTTCAGTCAGCCGGGTGAGGGCACCCGATTCTCGATCAGTTTCCCGCGCGTCACCCTGGCGCCGGATGCTGCGGAGTCGTCATCCTCGGACAAGCAAGGCGACGAGAACGATACTGACTCCGCGGCCTTTCAAGGTCGCCGCGTTTTGGTGGTCGAAGACGATCCGCTGGTCCGTCAGCTCATTGTTTTTGCGCTGAGCAAGGGTGGCTTTCGGACCGTCGAAGCTGCCGATGGGGAAGCGGCGCTCAAAGCGCTTGCGGAAATGGATCAGCCTTTTCATCTATTGTGTACCGACGCGCTGTTCCCCGGAGCGCCACTCGCTGAGGTCCTCGAAGTCTTTGAAGATCGCTGTCCGCAGGGCGGGGTACTGATCTGTTCTGGCTATGTGCCGAGCGAACTGGCAATCGACGGCATCGAGTCCGGTCGCTACGGCTTTTTGTCAAAGCCCTTCACGGCGGAGCAGCTGCTGCAAAAGCTCACCTTGCACCAGCCATAG